A single window of Aspergillus puulaauensis MK2 DNA, chromosome 5, nearly complete sequence DNA harbors:
- a CDS encoding uncharacterized protein (COG:S;~EggNog:ENOG410PJWN;~InterPro:IPR025261,IPR033473;~PFAM:PF13889,PF13915), with protein sequence MPIFQDPDSRQFYDLWSDDQQRTQNERRYHPSWLNYHETERNIGSSHHTDKNYYEHRSRNPSPAARLHAHDREELIHYIKTAESPKWPQYCSIGDSGADHNLIRTPEKPSRMNEQSFGSDIPEDFPDRSPDLASPAEIERPRSALHSGDFREGTPQQEQQQQIPQSPTPDRSTNIGLPFFSSSPTTPWFAPSFPSRTQTAPLQALEAQVSEANRSPAPSLGSFSSSYVLKTPTSPLVYQANNTDLDFSPRTDSENPIVLFDKANRRRTLPPDTFRDLQAQSGANHPITWDSLSNGSRNPRRSLASSYSLQLASSVQGHSPRPRRPSLSSEVSYRTHAPMVGSYEESILRGRMSTCPSKPLDFTAQIGVLGKSKSKAGLKCPPHVTVPFPAVFYSYPTSGNGRTISDDSPSPYVGTIDLENSLPRDTSSNNRRRRRPQSPVDNFNSHRTEDVMQTKHNDQETLRRIEKRNRRTESPKSPSGGCYRIPEQGQLQVMIKNPNKTAVKLFLVPYDLSDMEPGTKTFIRQRSYSAGPILDMPLSARSNYGTDRPEASLSNSDDPKDKPVLRYLIHLNICCPSRGRYYLHSSIRVVFANRVPDGKEKLRNEIQHPEPRYSPYKSSRESNPLRVNSRLSADKGPRGSSPRPPNFRATDERPPHPFRPIPSIRSEIVPLGSPAPSEMQPPEELYSKLNKGDTGYGGYQLGSTGSPEGESLLARKLRGLDVHNPVRFPEGRGL encoded by the exons ATGCCTATCTTTCAAGACCCCGATAGTCGGCAGTTCTACGATCTCTGGTCTGATGACCAGCAAAGGACCCAAAACGAGCGCCGATACCATCCCAGCTGGTTAAATTACCATGAAACTGAGAGAAATATTGGTTCATCCCATCACACGGACAAAAATTATTACGAGCACCGCTCAAGAAATCCAAGCCCGGCCGCACGGCTTCATGCGCATGATCGAGAGGAGTTGATACATTACATCAAAACTGCAGAAAGTCCAAAATGGCCGCAGTACTGCTCG ATAGGAGACTCTGGGGCAGATCACAACTTGATACGTACCCCGGAAAAGCCTTCAAGGATGAACGAACAATCTTTTGGAAGCGATATACCTGAGGATTTCCCAGACCGCTCCCCAGACCTTGCATCTCCGGCTGAAATTGAACGTCCGCGCTCCGCGCTCCATTCCGGCGACTTTCGAGAGGGTACACCGCaacaggagcagcagcaacaaatACCGCAATCACCAACACCTGACCGGAGTACCAACATTGGtctccctttcttctcctcttctcctacCACGCCGTGGTTTGCTCCGTCTTTTCCGTCACGAACGCAGACCGCCCCGCTACAAGCTCTTGAAGCCCAAGTATCCGAGGCAAACCGCTCACCGGCGCCATCTCTTGGATCATTTTCGTCTAGCTATGTCCTCAAGACGCCGACTAGCCCTCTGGTTTACCAGGCAAACAATACCGACTTGGATTTCTCTCCTCGGACTGACTCCGAGAATCCAATAGTTCTATTCGACAAGGCTAACCGACGACGGACGCTTCCACCAGACACTTTTCGAGACCTACAGGCACAATCCGGAGCTAATCACCCGATAACATGGGACTCGTTATCCAATGGCTCGCGCAACCCCCGCCGGTCGTTGGCTTCGTCATATAGTCTTCAACTGGCTTCGTCCGTTCAAGGACATTCGCCGAGGCCTAGAAGACCATCACTTTCTTCCGAAGTGTCTTACAGGACTCACGCCCCAATGGTTGGATCGTACGAAGAGTCAATCCTCCGCGGAAGAATGTCAACCTGTCCGTCGAAACCCTTGGATTTCACTGCTCAAATTGGTGTTTTGGgcaaaagcaaaagcaaagctgGCCTCAAATGTCCACCACACGTTACCGTTCCGTTTCCAGCTGTTTTTTACAGTTACCCAACCTCCGGAAATGGACGCACGATCTCTGATGACAGCCCTAGCCCGTATGTTGGGACGATTGACCTTGAGAACTCGTTACCGAGAGATACATCAAGCAATAATCGGCGGCGCAGACGCCCCCAGAGCCCTGTGGACAACTTCAACAGTCATCGCACCGAGGATGTTATGCAGACCAAGCACAACGACCAGGAAACTCTACGCAGAATAGAAAAGAGAAACAGAAGGACAGAGTCCCCCAAATCTCCTTCTGGTGGCTGTTACCGGATTCCAGAGCAAGGCCAATTGCAGGTCATGATAAAGAACCCGAACAAGACCGCCGTAAAACTATTCCTTGTTCCATATGACCTGAGTGATATGGAACCTGGAACCAAAACGTTCATTCGACAAAGAAGCTATTCGGCTGGTCCAATTCTTGACATGCCCTTGTCTGCCCGGTCAAATTACGGCACTGATCGCCCCGAGGCATCCTTGTCGAACTCCGACGACCCAAAGGACAAGCCCGTTCTGAGGTATCTAATTCATCTAAATATCTGTTGTCCATCTAGAGGCCGTTATTATCTCCACTCCAGTATCCGTGTTGTATTCGCCAACCGCGTACCTGAtggcaaggagaagctcaGAAACGAAATTCAGCATCCCGAACCTCGCTATTCGCCTTATAAATCATCCCGTGAATCTAACCCGCTACGGGTAAACTCAAGACTGAGCGCCGACAAAGGACCACGGGGGTCCTCCCCTCGCCCTCCAAACTTCCGCGCAACTGATGAGCGCCCACCGCACCCTTTCCGACCTATTCCATCAATTCGAAGTGAAATTGTCCCACTAGGTAGCCCGGCACCGTCTGAAATGCAGCCTCCTGAAGAGCTTTATAGCAAACTTAACAAAGGAGATACGGGATACGGTGGCTATCAACTAGGCTCTACTGGAAGTCCCGAAGGAGAAAGTCTGCTAGCCAGAAAGCTTCGCGGCCTTGACGTTCACAATCCAGTCAGGTTTCCTGAAGGGCGTGGGTTGTAA
- the capA gene encoding adenylate cyclase-binding protein (BUSCO:EOG09262KZ3;~COG:T,Z;~EggNog:ENOG410PIFG;~InterPro:IPR017901,IPR001837,IPR036223,IPR036222, IPR028419,IPR006599,IPR013912,IPR016098,IPR013992, IPR018106;~PFAM:PF08603,PF01213;~go_function: GO:0003779 - actin binding [Evidence IEA];~go_process: GO:0000902 - cell morphogenesis [Evidence IEA];~go_process: GO:0007010 - cytoskeleton organization [Evidence IEA];~go_process: GO:0007015 - actin filament organization [Evidence IEA]), with amino-acid sequence MAATSHMHNLTTLIKRLEAATSRLEDMAMSIDDPAAQKAPEGAAVLDSQPSERPAPTAAPEPVSTSLPPQIEDFDTLIAKDVGNFVELGNKIGGLVAEQANAVLQAFKAERTYLYVSAKAKKPEIQPPELMTELHTASDAINNIRESNRASPLIDHLSAIAEGIVALGWFFAPKPADFVDEMLGGIQYYGNKVLKEYKEKDRTHYDYIQAYYQIFKSLSAYLRNYYPKGLTWNEKDGIDALEALKQVKGSPGPGAGGAAPPPPPPVPTLNIPGGAPPPPPPPPPPPPPMIPEQDAGSSSDMTAVFAQLNQGDAVTQGLRKVDKSEMTHKNPNLRANSTVPESPNSSTRSKSPAPSKKPKPENMRSRKPPRKDLEGTKWFIENFDNPGEVVEIPARQNHSILISRCNKTILKVSSKANAIAIDNCHGLSIIVDSLVSSIDVVKCTKFALQIDGVAPTLLMDQVDGATVYLSSQSLDTEIFSSKCTATNIMLPPKEGTDEDTKECPVPEQIKTSVKNGVLVNEIVEHAG; translated from the exons ATGGCAGCGACCAGCCATATGCACAATTTGACCACCCTCATTAAGCG GCTCGAAGCCGCAACCTCCCGCCTGGAGGATATGGCAATGTCTATAGATGACCCTGCCGCCCAAAAGGCACCCGAAGGCGCAGCAGTTTTGGACTCACAACCTTCTGAACGGCCTGCACCAACCGCTGCCCCGGAACCTGTATCTACCTCTCTTCCGCCTCAGATTGAAGACTTCGACACGTTGATCGCCAAGGATGTTGGGAACTTTGTTGAACTAGGAAATAAGATCGGAGGGCTCGTCGCGGAGCAG GCCAACGCTGTCCTCCAAGCCTTCAAGGCGGAGCGCACCTACCTCTACGTTTCggccaaggcgaagaagccagAAATTCAACCGCCCGAGCTTATGACTGAGCTTCACACTGCCTCTGACGCAATCAACAACATCCGGGAGTCCAACAGGGCTTCGCCTCTTATCGACCACCTGAGTGCCATTGCCGAAGGTATTGTTGCTCTGGGTTGGTTTTTTGCGCCTAAGCCTGCCGATTTCGTTGATGAAATGCTTGGAGGAATTCAATACTATGGTAACAAGGTGCTGAAGGAATACAAGGAGAA GGATCGTACCCATTATGACTACATCCAAGCGTACTACCAAATCTTCAAGTCGCTTTCCGCCTACCTCCGCAATTACTACCCTAAAGGCCTAACGTGGAACGAGAAGGACGGGATTGATGCGCTGGAGGCTCTTAAGCAGGTCAAAGGCAGCCCTGGtcctggcgctggcggcgcagcgcctccccctccgcctccagtGCCTACTTTGAACATCCCCGGTGGTGcgcctccacctcctccgccgccgccgccgcctcctccccccatGATCCCCGAACAGGACGCGGGTTCCTCGTCGGACATGACTGCAGTCTTCGCCCAGCTGAATCAAGGTGACGCTGTCACGCAAGGTCTCCGCAAAGTCGACAAGTCCGAGATGACACATAAGAACCCGAATCTCCGAGCTAACTCAACTGTTCCTGAGAGCCCTAATTCTAGCACCCGTTCCAAGTCCCCTGCCCCCAGCAAAAAGCCCAAGCCAGAGAACATGCGGAGCCGGAAGCCTCCCCGCAAGGATCTCGAGGGTACGAAATGGTTCATCGAAAACTTCGACAACCCCGGCGAGGTTGTCGAAATCCCTGCTAGGCAGAACCattccatcctcatctctcGGTGCAACAAAACGATACTTAAGGTATCTAGCAAGGCCAACGCAATTGCCATTGACAACTGCCACGGCctctccatcatcgtcgaTTCCCTTGTCAGCAGCATCGACGTCGTCAAGTGCACCAAGTTTGCCCTTCAGATTGATGGAGTCGCTCCTACCCTACTCATGGACCAGGTTGACGGCGCCACCGTCTACCTATCCTCGCAGAGCCTGGACACCGAGATCTTTTCGAGCAAGTGCACGGCCACAAACATTATGCTTCCTCCCAAGGAAGGCACGGACGAGGATACCAAGGAGTGTCCCGTCCCAGAGCAGATAAAGACCTCCGTTAAGAATGGCGTTCTGGTCAACGAGATTGTCGAGCATGCGGGTTAG